One stretch of Rhipicephalus sanguineus isolate Rsan-2018 chromosome 10, BIME_Rsan_1.4, whole genome shotgun sequence DNA includes these proteins:
- the LOC119407270 gene encoding class E basic helix-loop-helix protein 22, producing the protein MLQVCTARRPSAAHCPGTQRPLPFFEAAVAVVAAAPPHQPAARPGQKWRTSVGARSCEATTTHRDPSPTGWVCRPPVHASACQSTHPPWLQRCRPHKAITRCRGKMHPHSQHHLHPGSVVSVGARPSLAAVTAAVSAPQPSLTSLPGHQPGERHRAPSTPEPPQAPPASQASAMMAGGRKHRHAKTMRLSINARERRRMHDLNDALDELRSVIPYAHSPSVRKLSKIATLLLAKNYILMQANALEELRRIIAYMNQAGGVAIPAAAAGPLAACCPVPAQVASVPEPRRGNRKRRQVPGNPEFRSLLAIRDRAERRKPYGLRRRDQ; encoded by the exons ATGCTCCAGGTCTGTACGGCCCGTCGTCCTTCGGCAGCCCACTGTCCGGGGACTCAGCGACCGCTGCCGTTCTTCGAGGCAGCGGTGGCAGTGGTCGCGGCGGCGCCTCCCCACCAGCCAGCGGCACGACCCGGGCAGAAGTGGCGGACCTCGGTGGGGGCGAGGAGCTGCGAAGCGACGACGACTCACCGGGACCCGTCGCCCACAGGATGGGTCTGCCGCCCACCAGTTCATGCTTCGGCG TGTCAGTCCACCCATCCACCCTGGCTGCAGAGATGTCGCCCACACAAGGCCATCACGCGCTGCAGAGGCAAAATGCACCCGCACTCGCAACACCACTTGCACCCAG GCTCCGTCGTCTCCGTCGGAGCACGACCCTCCCTCGCAGCCGTCACAGCGGCCGTATCGGCGCCGCAGCCGAGCCTGACCAGTCTGCCGGGCCACCAGCCCGGTGAGCGGCACCGTGCCCCGTCGACCCCCGAGCCTCCTCAGGCGCCGCCCGCGAGTCAGGCGTCCGCCATGATGGCCGGGGGCCGCAAGCACCGGCACGCCAAGACCATGCGGCTGAGCATCAACGCGCGCGAGCGAAGGCGCATGCACGACTTGAACGACGCGCTCGACGAGCTGCGCTCCGTCATTCCGTACGCGCACAGCCCGTCTGTGCGCAAGCTCTCCAAGATCGCCACGCTCCTGCTCGCCAAAAACTACATCCTCATGCAG GCCAATGCCCTGGAGGAACTGCGTCGCATCATCGCGTACATGAACCAGGCCGGAGGCGTGGCCATCCCAGCCGCAGCCGCGGGTCCCCTGGCGGCTTGCTGCCCCGTGCCGGCACAGGTGGCCTCGGTGCCAGAACCACGGCGGGGAAACCGGAAGAGGAGGCAAGTTCCAGGGAACCCCGAGTTCCGGTCTCTTCTCGCCATTCGCGACCGCGCTGAACGGCGGAAGCCCTACGGACTCCGGAGGCGGGACCAGTGA